One genomic segment of Myotis daubentonii chromosome 14, mMyoDau2.1, whole genome shotgun sequence includes these proteins:
- the RPL32 gene encoding large ribosomal subunit protein eL32 yields the protein MAALRPLVKPKIVKKRTKKFIRHQSDRYVKIKRNWRKPRGIDNRVRRRFKGQILMPNIGYGSNKKTKHMLPSGFRKFLVHNVKELEVLLMCNKSYCAEIAHNVSSKNRKAIVERAAQLAIRVTNPNARLRSEENE from the exons ATGGCTGCCCTCAGACCCCTGGTGAAACCCAAGATTGTCAAAAAGAGGACCAAGAAGTTCATCCGGCACCAGTCAGACCGATATGTCAAAATTAAG cgGAACTGGCGGAAACCCAGGGGCATTGACAATAGGGTGCGTAGAAGATTCAAGGGCCAGATCTTGATGCCCAACATTGGTTatgggagcaacaagaaaacaaagcacATGCTGCCCAGTGGCTTTCGGAAGTTCCTGGTCCATAACGTCAAGGAGCTTGAAGTGCTGCTGATGTGCAATAA ATCTTACTGTGCTGAGATTGCTCACAACGTCTCCTCAAAGAACCGCAAAGCCATTGTGGAAAGAGCAGCCCAGCTGGCCATCAGAGTCACCAATCCCAATGCCAGGCTGCGCAGCGAAGAAAACGAGTAG